Part of the Rhizobium viscosum genome is shown below.
AAATCGCGGAAGCGCCGGAACACGTTTTCGAACGCTGACGTCATATACTCCGCATTCGTCGACATAGGTTTATAAATCCCTTCGCCGAGTACGTAGCCATAGGCAGGCATCGGCATTGCATGGATGCGTCTCAGCAACTCCCCCATCTGGCAGTAAGCATTTTCAATATCCGGCTCAGCCATCCAGTCGCGCAGCGAGCGGCCGGGCAGCAGCGGCAGCAAGGCGTAGCGCAGCGGCAGGAGGCTTCGCGACTCGTCGATCTCAAGCCACTTTGGAACGAGCGCTGTCATCTCCGCGAACCAGCCCGCCACAAGCTTCTCCTTCGCCGGCGCCCATTCGGGTTCGTCAGGATAGATCTTGAGCACTAGCGGTTCGCGGTTCGCTCCGGCAAGTTCGATCCTGTAGACTTCCGTGCTGCCGCCGTGCAGACGGGAAAAGCCGCCGGCGATAAAGCTGGGATCGAGGCTTTGGACGATCCGCTGAACGGTTTGCCTATCAAGCTCCAGGGTTATCCGTCTTTCTGGTGCCATGTCTGAGGGCCTCTGCGCGATGCCCGTGGCTGATTTTGAGAGGCGGTGCCGGGAATCGCCACACGGTCGGTCGGATGGCGCAACGATTGATTCAGAGTGCTTTGACTTGTCTTGTTGGTCAATCTCGGTCGGCGGAAATTATGCTTTGAAGCTGGACGAACTGCTGGAAGTCGGAATGTGTTTCAGGGAAGATCTCGACGCCGCTGCACTGGACTGGCGATCATTGAGCCGAATACCCATATAGGCGTCAGCGGAGCGCACCCGACGATTCCCGTCCATCTCGCGCATTTGGAAAGGACATGTCCATGACAACGGAACGTGCAGTACTTGCTGGCGGCTGCTTCTGGGGAATGCAGGACCTTATTCGACGACTGCCCGGCGTTGTTTCAACGCGTGTCGGTTACACGGGTGGAGAAGTCCCCAACGCAACCTACCGCAATCACGGCAACCATGCCGAAGCGATAGAGATTATCTTCGATCCGCAAAAGACCAGCTATCGGGATATCCTGGAATTCTTCTTCCAGATCCATGATCCATCGACCCGCAATCGTCAGGGCAATGACATCGGAGCAAGCTATCGGTCAGCAATTTTCTATGCTGATGAGGGCCAGCGTCGCATCGCCGAGGACACGATCGCCGATGTGGATGCTTCGGGCCTGTGGCCGGGGAAGGTGGTGACCGAAGTCGTTCCCGTCAGCGATTTCTGGGAAGCCGAGCCGGAACACCAGGACTATCTCGAACGTATTCCGAATGGCTATACATGCCACTTCGCACGTCCGGGCTGGAAACTGCCGAAGCGGCAGTCGAACGTCGCCTAAGCGTCGTCGACCAGGAAAATTGAACGGATCTAACGAGCGGCGGCCTTTCGGGCCGCCGTTTTGATTCATGAGGTCGTTTCAATCCGTCCTATGGCTTCCGCAACATGATCAAACTC
Proteins encoded:
- a CDS encoding phosphotransferase family protein, with translation MAPERRITLELDRQTVQRIVQSLDPSFIAGGFSRLHGGSTEVYRIELAGANREPLVLKIYPDEPEWAPAKEKLVAGWFAEMTALVPKWLEIDESRSLLPLRYALLPLLPGRSLRDWMAEPDIENAYCQMGELLRRIHAMPMPAYGYVLGEGIYKPMSTNAEYMTSAFENVFRRFRDLGGDADLGRRLQQLAEGSFGLLGESSGAVLCHDDFHQGNVLALRDDIGRLQLSGLIDFGNARAADRLFDLTKVLFCSAHEDPRSYRPILEGYGPVDHPDIKRALWLYTLFHRVSMWCWLTHLGVDPATENGPGGLTRDLHTMVTGPDPWYDRA
- the msrA gene encoding peptide-methionine (S)-S-oxide reductase MsrA, translated to MTTERAVLAGGCFWGMQDLIRRLPGVVSTRVGYTGGEVPNATYRNHGNHAEAIEIIFDPQKTSYRDILEFFFQIHDPSTRNRQGNDIGASYRSAIFYADEGQRRIAEDTIADVDASGLWPGKVVTEVVPVSDFWEAEPEHQDYLERIPNGYTCHFARPGWKLPKRQSNVA